The following are encoded in a window of Clostridia bacterium genomic DNA:
- a CDS encoding ribonuclease J, translating to MGEVLQEKGKHSTKNSAKLRVVFLGGVGEIGKNMTALEYGNDIIVVDCGVSFPTSDMPGIDLVIPDITYLKENKTKIRGLLLTHGHEDHIGAVPFVAKDLGLIDIYGSKLTLALVENKLIERNATENVKKHVVNDQDVAKLGVFSVEFLRVTHSVAGSLALSITTPVGVVFFTGDFKIDHTPTHSLPMNLPRIAEIGSHGVALLLCDSTNVEREGYTPSEKILSQKFREIFEREKSHRLFVATFSSNVDRLQEVFDLAKEFGRKVAISGRSMQNVVETAGNAGYIKYDKNILIPLNQLEKQPYDKMVILTTGSQGEPMSALTRMASGEFNKIALSKNDTIIISATPIPGNEKDVYRVINNLFRLGCNVVYSEIEDVHVSGHAYKEELKLIHSLVMPKFFIPVHGEYRHLWQHQRLAIEMGLSPKNSTIVEIGDVVELGKDKMTIKEKVVAGNVFIDGLGIGDIGSNILKDRLALAEDGIVIVVCGIENGQVSAKPQVFSRGCFYTGDNSNEGTVEEIKQLVRQELASANLVKLDVSSIKGAITKQLRGYFRKKFQRFPMLLVVVMSSELDV from the coding sequence ATCGGCGAAGTTTTACAAGAAAAAGGCAAACATTCTACAAAAAATTCGGCAAAATTAAGAGTTGTCTTTTTAGGCGGAGTGGGAGAAATCGGCAAAAATATGACCGCCTTAGAGTACGGCAACGATATTATTGTCGTAGATTGTGGCGTAAGCTTTCCTACAAGCGATATGCCCGGAATTGACCTAGTAATACCCGATATTACCTATCTTAAAGAGAATAAAACCAAGATTAGAGGGTTACTTTTGACGCACGGACACGAGGACCATATCGGCGCTGTGCCTTTTGTAGCAAAAGATTTGGGGTTAATTGATATTTATGGTTCTAAATTGACGCTAGCCCTTGTTGAAAATAAATTAATCGAGCGTAACGCTACCGAAAACGTTAAAAAGCACGTTGTAAACGACCAAGACGTAGCCAAATTAGGCGTATTTAGCGTAGAATTTTTAAGAGTAACTCACTCGGTTGCCGGCAGTCTTGCGCTAAGTATTACTACCCCTGTCGGCGTAGTTTTCTTCACCGGCGACTTCAAAATCGACCACACGCCCACGCACTCTCTACCAATGAATTTACCTAGAATTGCCGAAATAGGCAGTCACGGGGTAGCCCTTTTGCTTTGCGACAGCACTAATGTCGAGCGAGAAGGATACACCCCCAGTGAAAAAATTCTTTCTCAAAAATTTAGAGAAATATTTGAAAGAGAAAAGAGTCACCGACTATTTGTAGCTACTTTTTCTTCTAACGTAGATAGATTACAAGAAGTATTTGACCTTGCCAAAGAATTTGGGCGTAAGGTTGCAATCTCGGGTAGAAGCATGCAAAACGTAGTGGAAACAGCAGGTAACGCCGGCTACATTAAATATGACAAAAATATTCTCATACCTCTAAATCAACTTGAAAAACAACCCTACGACAAAATGGTTATTCTTACAACCGGCAGTCAAGGCGAGCCAATGAGCGCATTAACTCGTATGGCAAGCGGAGAATTTAACAAAATTGCTCTTAGCAAAAATGATACTATTATCATTTCAGCAACGCCCATTCCCGGCAACGAAAAGGACGTTTATAGAGTAATTAACAATTTGTTTAGGCTAGGTTGCAACGTAGTTTACAGCGAGATAGAGGACGTTCACGTTTCGGGGCACGCTTATAAAGAAGAACTTAAATTAATACACAGCCTTGTTATGCCTAAATTTTTTATTCCCGTTCACGGCGAATATAGACATTTATGGCAACATCAAAGGCTAGCTATCGAAATGGGTTTGTCACCCAAAAATAGTACTATTGTAGAAATAGGCGACGTAGTAGAACTAGGCAAAGATAAAATGACTATTAAAGAAAAAGTCGTCGCAGGCAACGTATTTATCGATGGTCTAGGTATCGGCGACATAGGCAGTAATATTCTTAAAGATAGACTTGCGCTTGCCGAAGACGGCATTGTCATTGTCGTATGCGGAATTGAGAATGGTCAAGTTAGCGCAAAACCCCAAGTGTTTAGTCGAGGGTGTTTTTATACCGGCGATAACTCTAACGAAGGCACAGTCGAGGAGATTAAACAGCTTGTGAGGCAGGAGCTTGCCTCTGCAAACCTTGTAAAGTTAGACGTGTCCAGTATTAAAGGGGCGATTACAAAGCAACTGAGAGGCTATTTTAGAAAGAAATTCCAGCGTTTTCCTATGCTACTTGTAGTTGTAATGTCAAGCGAACTTGACGTATAG
- a CDS encoding leucine-rich repeat protein: MKKATTILLVLALCLTMIFGLTACGETKYTVTLNLSGGNVEGNSSAVMLKENQLTKNDIPELTYDGHKFMGWYTTKGYEGKPIELPYTVTNNITLYARWEKLDDYFTVVYFVNSGSEPPKGAYKELLKEPKTTRDNYIFLGWYDSASFAGERLQFPLTIDKDTELFAKWKLEEGFFNFSFVDGDDSEFDTLKPRVAQSIDKLPVVSKEGHKFLYWTYNNKKIEKFPFIPATTDENVKLVATWEIISYTITFFDGDKELQKLTFPYNNKIILPADPTSEQGLIFANWCTDKSLTSEFKLEKMPASNISLYSKWNSQGLEFILINNDTEYALSSVGTCKDIFITLPTEYNGKPVTKILSGAFEGASFVKNILISSSIKEIERNALAGLTGLAEIELPFIGKNASATGKEGLFGYIFSDASKNNLTRIIQRFSDNAQDYLVSYIPSGLAKVKFSKPVVIGEGLVVGDGAFNACSTIKDITFSIIKNGSFGKLAFANMTSLAEFTLPDTITTIGERAFENCFALKRFVIKKTESKLSTIGEYAFANCFVLDSIELPAGVTKINNGVFNNCYKLKTVVTNTSPTEIGDYAFANCFILGDLALNDLTKIGEKAFFNCKNIFSSKIKQQDVEVTGLVNFGSKLEVIGVSAFEGCASIKTVNFDIKSIIKEISSRAFANCNRLESVSIAKSVETIANDVFVGCLRLVNIRNLSLADFGASANFGVPANLGLEVVTTDKEFANKISFDKEKKIYVFEITNDEVINGKYVYGADISLELILDDTFKGIYSYAFAGSSGLKRVVLSKTVSYIGEYAFANCSALTSFTFDKDNIVVKISNGMFEGCSSLASIILPKEITEIGNRAFFGCVSLKSITISSTTCPVLGEKVFYAYDKNNVEVVIDGLMITVPADKLIDYKYADGWKDYRARLVKAK; the protein is encoded by the coding sequence ATGAAAAAAGCTACTACTATTCTATTAGTTCTTGCTCTATGCCTAACAATGATATTTGGGCTAACAGCTTGTGGCGAGACTAAATACACCGTTACGCTCAATCTAAGTGGCGGTAATGTTGAAGGTAATTCTTCTGCGGTTATGCTTAAAGAGAATCAGCTTACGAAGAATGATATACCCGAACTAACCTATGACGGTCATAAGTTTATGGGTTGGTACACTACCAAAGGTTACGAGGGCAAACCTATTGAGCTACCTTATACTGTAACTAATAATATTACCTTATACGCTAGATGGGAAAAGCTCGATGATTACTTTACGGTTGTGTATTTTGTCAACAGCGGTAGCGAACCGCCAAAAGGCGCTTACAAAGAGCTACTTAAAGAACCTAAGACTACAAGAGATAATTATATTTTTCTAGGTTGGTATGACAGCGCTTCTTTTGCAGGCGAAAGACTTCAATTTCCGCTTACAATTGATAAAGATACCGAGTTATTCGCTAAATGGAAACTTGAAGAAGGTTTCTTCAACTTCTCATTTGTTGATGGAGATGATAGCGAGTTTGATACTCTTAAACCCAGAGTCGCTCAAAGTATAGATAAACTGCCCGTTGTTAGCAAAGAAGGTCACAAATTCTTATATTGGACATATAACAACAAAAAGATTGAGAAATTTCCCTTTATTCCCGCTACGACAGATGAAAATGTTAAGTTAGTGGCGACTTGGGAGATTATTAGTTATACTATCACTTTCTTTGACGGCGATAAAGAATTGCAGAAACTGACTTTTCCTTATAATAATAAGATAATCCTACCGGCTGACCCTACAAGCGAACAAGGTCTTATTTTTGCTAATTGGTGTACGGACAAGTCTTTAACAAGCGAATTTAAACTTGAAAAGATGCCTGCTAGCAATATCAGCTTGTACTCAAAGTGGAACAGTCAAGGTCTTGAATTTATATTAATTAATAATGATACCGAATACGCTTTGTCAAGCGTAGGCACTTGTAAAGATATCTTTATTACCTTACCTACCGAATATAACGGCAAACCTGTAACTAAAATTTTAAGCGGAGCTTTCGAGGGCGCTAGTTTTGTAAAAAACATACTTATTTCTAGCAGTATTAAGGAAATTGAAAGAAACGCTCTTGCAGGGTTGACCGGACTAGCCGAAATAGAATTGCCGTTTATTGGCAAAAATGCTTCTGCAACAGGCAAAGAGGGTTTGTTTGGCTATATATTTAGCGACGCTTCAAAAAATAACTTAACAAGAATAATTCAAAGATTTAGCGACAATGCCCAAGATTATCTTGTTAGCTATATTCCTAGCGGTCTAGCTAAGGTTAAATTTAGCAAACCCGTAGTTATTGGCGAAGGATTAGTCGTTGGCGACGGCGCATTTAACGCTTGTTCTACAATTAAAGACATTACTTTCTCAATAATTAAGAATGGCTCATTTGGTAAACTTGCTTTTGCAAATATGACTAGTCTTGCCGAGTTTACGTTGCCCGATACCATTACAACTATTGGCGAACGTGCATTTGAGAATTGCTTTGCGCTCAAACGCTTTGTAATAAAAAAGACAGAATCAAAACTTTCAACTATTGGCGAGTACGCCTTTGCAAACTGTTTTGTTCTTGACTCGATAGAATTACCCGCTGGCGTAACCAAGATAAATAACGGCGTATTCAATAATTGCTACAAATTAAAGACCGTTGTAACTAACACTAGCCCGACCGAAATAGGCGACTACGCTTTTGCAAACTGCTTTATTTTAGGAGATTTAGCTCTTAACGATTTAACAAAAATCGGGGAAAAAGCTTTCTTTAACTGCAAGAATATCTTTTCGTCTAAGATTAAACAACAAGACGTTGAGGTAACAGGTTTAGTTAACTTTGGTAGCAAACTGGAAGTAATTGGCGTAAGCGCATTTGAAGGTTGCGCAAGTATTAAGACTGTTAATTTTGACATCAAATCAATTATTAAAGAGATAAGTAGTCGAGCTTTTGCAAATTGTAACAGACTAGAAAGCGTTTCTATTGCAAAATCCGTAGAGACTATTGCAAATGACGTTTTCGTAGGTTGTTTAAGACTTGTTAACATTAGAAATTTAAGTCTAGCTGACTTTGGCGCTTCGGCAAACTTTGGTGTTCCGGCTAATTTGGGACTTGAAGTAGTAACAACAGATAAAGAATTTGCAAACAAAATATCTTTCGACAAAGAGAAAAAGATTTACGTATTTGAGATTACAAACGACGAAGTTATCAACGGCAAATATGTATATGGCGCAGACATTTCTCTTGAACTTATACTTGATGATACCTTTAAAGGAATTTATTCCTACGCATTTGCCGGCAGTTCTGGCTTAAAGAGAGTAGTGTTATCTAAGACAGTTTCTTATATAGGCGAATATGCTTTTGCAAATTGTAGCGCTTTAACTTCGTTTACCTTTGATAAAGACAACATAGTTGTTAAAATTTCAAATGGTATGTTCGAAGGTTGCTCATCGCTAGCTAGCATAATTTTACCAAAAGAAATTACAGAAATTGGAAATAGAGCTTTCTTCGGTTGCGTCTCTTTAAAATCTATTACAATTTCTTCTACAACTTGCCCAGTTTTAGGCGAAAAAGTATTTTACGCTTATGACAAAAATAACGTTGAAGTTGTAATCGATGGTTTAATGATTACAGTTCCCGCTGATAAATTAATCGATTATAAATATGCCGATGGTTGGAAAGATTATAGAGCAAGACTTGTAAAAGCAAAATAA
- a CDS encoding ABC transporter ATP-binding protein: MLKIENVSKAYAGSKIKAVDDLTLEIKEGEIFGFLGPNGAGKSTTIKMIVGILKLDQGKITLSGQDVTNSVKARLNIGYVADTHDTFDKLTGQEYINFMGEMYEVPQDEINKRSSRFIEMFNLGDSINSQIKTYSHGMKQKILVIGALLHNPKLWILDEPLTGLDPQSAYELKQLMREHVKNGNTVFFSSHVIEVVEKLCDRIAIINHGKLVTVDTLDNILTASNATLEETFLRLTKTQSVESTEIFK, from the coding sequence ATGTTAAAGATTGAAAATGTTTCAAAAGCCTATGCAGGCTCTAAAATTAAAGCGGTTGACGACCTTACTCTTGAAATTAAAGAAGGCGAAATATTCGGGTTTTTAGGACCTAACGGCGCAGGAAAATCTACTACCATAAAGATGATTGTAGGTATTCTCAAACTTGACCAAGGAAAAATTACTTTAAGCGGTCAAGACGTTACAAATTCGGTAAAAGCTCGACTAAATATCGGTTATGTTGCCGATACGCACGACACTTTTGATAAATTAACAGGACAAGAATATATTAACTTTATGGGTGAAATGTACGAAGTGCCACAAGACGAAATTAACAAAAGAAGCAGTCGCTTTATTGAAATGTTTAATTTGGGCGATTCTATAAACAGTCAAATCAAGACATATTCGCACGGTATGAAGCAAAAAATTCTCGTAATTGGAGCTTTACTTCATAACCCTAAACTTTGGATACTTGACGAACCTTTGACCGGACTTGACCCTCAATCTGCTTACGAGCTTAAACAACTTATGAGAGAACACGTAAAGAATGGCAATACAGTGTTCTTTTCTTCCCACGTAATTGAAGTCGTCGAGAAATTATGCGACCGCATAGCTATAATTAATCACGGTAAACTTGTAACCGTAGATACGCTTGACAATATTTTAACCGCTTCTAACGCAACGCTTGAAGAAACATTCTTGCGTTTGACTAAGACGCAAAGCGTAGAGTCTACCGAAATATTTAAATAG
- a CDS encoding replication-associated recombination protein A — translation MDMLFDKQKMAPLAERMRASVLSEFIGQEHILKKGSLLYRAILTDGVGSCIFWGPPGVGKTTLANIMANNTQSYFESLNAVLSGVKEAKKVIDDAIIRYETTGKRTYLLLDECHRWSKAQSDCVLQAIEKGYIIFIGSTTENPYASLTPAIVSRCRVFEFYKLSTQNIIDGLNRAINSSKGVKDLNVKADPQALEYIALSSCGDLRTAYNALELACLTTVPSQDGEIIIDKATAMQSSHKKAVNIDKQQYYDLISAFIKSMRGSDGSAAVYYFMRLLNAGVDPLLLARRIVIHSAEDVGLADPNALVVATAALTAFTQLGLPEGKIPLIEAVLYVSCAPKSNSVVTAIANVEQDALDGSAIAPLHLADASYPRSDKVRAGEEYKYPHDYGGYVDQQYLPDKFKDKTYYFPTNHGEDTGRKK, via the coding sequence ATGGATATGCTATTTGACAAACAAAAGATGGCTCCGCTTGCCGAACGTATGAGGGCGAGCGTTCTAAGCGAATTTATCGGTCAAGAACACATTTTGAAGAAGGGTTCTTTGCTTTACCGCGCTATTTTAACTGATGGCGTGGGCAGTTGCATATTTTGGGGACCTCCGGGAGTTGGCAAAACTACTCTGGCTAATATTATGGCAAACAATACGCAGTCATATTTTGAAAGTCTTAACGCCGTTTTAAGCGGAGTTAAAGAGGCAAAAAAAGTAATCGACGACGCTATTATTAGATACGAAACTACGGGCAAACGCACATATTTGCTACTTGACGAGTGCCACAGATGGAGTAAAGCGCAATCTGATTGCGTACTTCAAGCTATTGAAAAAGGTTACATTATATTTATAGGTAGCACAACCGAAAACCCTTACGCAAGTTTAACTCCGGCTATCGTTTCAAGGTGCAGAGTCTTTGAGTTTTATAAACTTTCAACTCAAAATATCATTGACGGGCTGAACCGAGCAATAAATAGCAGTAAGGGCGTCAAAGACCTAAACGTTAAAGCCGACCCGCAAGCCTTAGAGTATATCGCTCTTTCTAGTTGCGGAGATTTAAGAACAGCCTATAACGCCTTAGAACTAGCCTGTCTTACAACTGTTCCTAGTCAAGACGGAGAAATTATAATCGATAAGGCTACGGCAATGCAATCAAGCCACAAAAAAGCCGTAAACATAGACAAACAACAATATTACGACCTAATTAGCGCCTTTATCAAAAGTATGAGGGGAAGCGACGGTTCGGCTGCCGTATATTATTTTATGCGACTGCTTAACGCAGGCGTAGACCCGCTACTGCTTGCAAGAAGAATTGTCATTCATTCCGCCGAAGACGTAGGACTTGCCGACCCTAACGCATTAGTAGTTGCAACTGCGGCGCTTACCGCTTTTACTCAACTGGGTTTACCCGAAGGGAAAATACCCTTAATAGAAGCCGTTCTCTATGTTTCTTGCGCTCCAAAGTCTAATAGCGTAGTTACGGCGATTGCAAACGTCGAACAAGACGCTCTTGACGGCTCGGCGATAGCTCCGTTGCATCTTGCCGACGCTAGTTACCCACGTAGCGATAAGGTTAGAGCGGGGGAAGAATATAAATATCCTCACGACTACGGCGGTTACGTAGACCAACAATATTTACCCGACAAATTTAAAGACAAGACTTATTATTTTCCCACAAATCACGGAGAAGATACCGGCAGAAAGAAATAG
- a CDS encoding O-methyltransferase: MIKLEELEKRARANHIPIMRPQTAKILKDLVQQRQPQTVLEIGTAWGYSTLIFLLFSNATVNTIDISSSAQEQARANIVDCEVETKRVNFFCGDSAEIIPLVGGKYDFILLDGAKSQYSALLPYLIDLLSKDGILFADNVLFMGLTKRADSLPNNHKHITIARNMAKFLKEITSQTELDTTILDVEDGVSISRLKT; encoded by the coding sequence TTGATAAAATTAGAAGAATTAGAAAAGCGCGCGAGGGCAAATCATATTCCCATTATGCGTCCTCAAACAGCTAAAATACTTAAAGATTTAGTTCAACAAAGACAGCCTCAAACCGTACTCGAAATAGGTACGGCGTGGGGATATTCGACCTTAATCTTTTTATTATTTAGTAACGCTACCGTAAACACAATAGATATTTCTTCTTCCGCCCAAGAGCAAGCTCGGGCAAATATTGTCGATTGCGAAGTCGAAACAAAAAGAGTTAATTTTTTTTGCGGAGATAGCGCCGAGATAATTCCGCTTGTGGGCGGAAAATACGACTTTATTTTGCTTGACGGGGCCAAATCGCAGTATTCGGCTTTACTGCCATATTTAATAGACTTGCTTAGTAAAGACGGTATTTTGTTTGCCGATAACGTTCTTTTTATGGGGCTTACCAAGCGTGCTGACAGCTTGCCAAATAATCATAAACATATCACCATAGCAAGAAATATGGCAAAATTTTTAAAAGAAATTACAAGTCAAACAGAGTTAGACACAACTATTCTTGACGTTGAAGACGGCGTAAGCATAAGTAGGCTTAAAACTTAA
- the sigK gene encoding RNA polymerase sporulation sigma factor SigK: MNILDLLSHAFFFTGFFTKSASYPRPLPIELERKYLELAKNGDLYAREKLINHNLRLVAHIAKKYKGSAEFDDLISVGSIGLIKGIASYKLGHGTALATYLARCIENEILMMLRSNKRYSNTVYLQDQIGVDNEGNSYTLMDVLSEGEDNVFHQVELSILSKKLNDCLTTCLTQREQEIVTKRYGLDGLAPLTQLETAKQLGISRSYISRIETKALQKLKAKLNNEVALTN, translated from the coding sequence ATGAATATTCTCGATTTACTCAGTCACGCTTTCTTTTTTACAGGCTTTTTTACAAAAAGCGCAAGTTATCCTCGCCCTCTACCTATCGAATTAGAACGAAAATATTTAGAACTAGCTAAAAACGGCGACTTATACGCAAGAGAAAAACTGATAAATCATAATCTTCGCTTAGTCGCCCATATTGCTAAAAAATACAAAGGCTCTGCCGAATTTGACGACTTAATTTCGGTTGGAAGTATTGGCTTAATAAAGGGAATTGCAAGTTACAAGTTAGGACATGGTACGGCGCTTGCGACTTATCTTGCTCGCTGTATCGAAAATGAAATACTTATGATGCTTCGTTCTAACAAACGATATTCTAATACCGTTTATCTACAAGACCAAATCGGCGTTGATAACGAAGGCAATTCTTACACGCTAATGGACGTACTTAGCGAAGGCGAAGACAATGTCTTCCATCAAGTAGAATTGTCAATTCTTAGTAAAAAGCTTAACGACTGCTTGACGACTTGTTTAACTCAACGAGAACAAGAAATAGTTACTAAGCGTTACGGACTAGATGGTCTTGCTCCCCTAACTCAACTAGAAACAGCAAAACAACTTGGTATTTCTCGCAGTTACATTTCTCGAATAGAAACTAAGGCTCTACAAAAATTAAAAGCTAAATTAAATAATGAAGTTGCCCTTACTAATTGA
- the serC gene encoding 3-phosphoserine/phosphohydroxythreonine transaminase: MRVYNFSAGPSTMPVEVLETIQKELLDTDGAGYGHMEGSHRAKPYEAVNNDAQALLRELLNIPENYYILFLQGGATQQFEAIPLNLLGKNNKADYFDCGHWATRAATLAKPYADVNIVASSKEAKYTYVPSVENLPIRPDAAYLHVTSNNTIFGTRMTKYPKTNLNMIADMSSDILSRPINVADFAVIYAGAQKNMSCAGLTTVIVRKDLVDNDYTMPICPSIMKWKTHADANSLYNTPPTFAVYVLLRMLQWLKGKGGVEGIQIQNEAQAKRFYDYVDNSKMFSNPVNKADRSVMNLIFHAQTPELEAQFVAEAKEAKIVSIKGHKSVGGLRASFYNAVTDEMVDYLLNFMREFERKHLNECK, from the coding sequence ATGAGAGTTTACAATTTTTCGGCAGGTCCGTCAACAATGCCTGTTGAGGTACTCGAAACAATTCAAAAAGAGCTTCTCGACACCGACGGAGCAGGTTACGGCCACATGGAGGGTAGCCACAGAGCTAAACCTTACGAAGCCGTCAACAATGATGCTCAGGCGCTATTGAGGGAGCTTCTCAATATCCCAGAAAATTATTACATCTTGTTTTTACAAGGTGGAGCAACGCAACAGTTTGAGGCTATTCCACTTAACTTGCTTGGCAAAAATAACAAAGCCGATTACTTTGATTGCGGTCACTGGGCAACACGTGCTGCAACGCTTGCTAAGCCTTACGCCGACGTTAATATTGTAGCGTCAAGTAAAGAAGCTAAATACACCTATGTTCCTAGCGTAGAGAATTTACCAATTAGACCCGACGCTGCTTATTTGCACGTTACAAGCAATAATACAATTTTTGGCACTCGTATGACAAAATATCCTAAGACAAACCTTAATATGATAGCCGATATGTCTTCTGACATACTCTCTCGTCCTATTAACGTAGCTGACTTTGCGGTTATTTATGCAGGCGCTCAAAAGAATATGTCTTGCGCAGGCTTAACAACGGTTATTGTTCGCAAAGATTTAGTTGACAACGATTATACAATGCCGATTTGTCCTAGCATAATGAAATGGAAGACTCACGCAGACGCAAACAGCTTATACAACACTCCTCCTACATTTGCAGTATATGTTTTGCTAAGAATGTTACAGTGGCTTAAAGGCAAGGGTGGCGTAGAAGGTATTCAAATTCAAAACGAAGCGCAAGCAAAGAGATTCTATGATTACGTAGATAACAGCAAAATGTTTAGCAACCCCGTAAACAAAGCAGACCGTTCGGTTATGAACCTAATTTTCCACGCTCAAACTCCCGAACTTGAAGCTCAATTTGTTGCCGAAGCAAAAGAAGCTAAGATTGTATCTATTAAAGGACACAAGAGCGTTGGCGGACTACGTGCAAGCTTCTATAATGCGGTAACCGACGAAATGGTAGATTATCTACTTAACTTTATGCGTGAGTTTGAGAGAAAACACTTAAACGAATGCAAATAA
- a CDS encoding U32 family peptidase, translating to MKKIELLAPAGDKEKLKTALHFGADAVYLAGKNYGLRAFSGNFDIEEIEECVKFAHSMGKKVYVTVNIFAYDDDFDGLRQYLPRLEAINVDAIIVSDIGLITLAREVTPNLEIHLSTQASITNSRAVNFYKDLGVSRVVLARECSLKQISQIISNTSCEIEAFVHGAMCISYSGRCLLSNYYANRASNRGECVQACRWNYLAKPLEICPSDKPEQTLEMFEDERGTYLLNSKDLNMISHIDKLIQSKIASLKIEGRMKSAYYVGTVVNAYRRAIDNYYANHFEVDKRLCQDLDKASHREYTTGFYFEQSNSQNYASSRAIGESQFVAVVKDYSNGKVKVEMRNKFVKGERLEILSNNDSFNQSFVVDNIIDSSGTTVEEAKIVQAIYTFDCPYPLSQYDILRKTQ from the coding sequence ATGAAAAAAATCGAACTGCTAGCGCCTGCCGGCGACAAGGAAAAATTAAAAACCGCTCTTCATTTTGGAGCAGATGCGGTATATCTAGCTGGCAAAAATTACGGGTTAAGGGCGTTTAGCGGTAACTTTGATATAGAAGAAATTGAAGAATGCGTTAAGTTTGCTCATTCTATGGGCAAAAAGGTCTATGTAACCGTAAATATATTTGCTTACGACGACGACTTTGACGGGCTGAGGCAATATTTGCCCCGGTTAGAAGCAATAAATGTCGACGCTATTATAGTAAGCGATATAGGGTTAATTACTCTTGCTCGTGAAGTTACTCCAAATCTTGAAATTCACTTGTCAACCCAAGCAAGTATAACTAATAGTAGAGCGGTAAATTTCTATAAAGATTTAGGCGTAAGCAGGGTTGTGCTTGCAAGAGAATGTAGCTTAAAACAAATTAGTCAAATTATTAGTAATACTTCTTGCGAGATAGAAGCCTTTGTTCACGGCGCTATGTGTATTTCTTATTCGGGCAGATGTTTGCTCTCTAACTATTATGCAAATAGGGCAAGCAATCGTGGCGAGTGCGTTCAAGCGTGCAGGTGGAACTATCTTGCTAAACCTCTTGAAATTTGTCCAAGCGACAAACCCGAGCAAACCTTAGAAATGTTTGAGGACGAAAGAGGGACTTACCTACTTAACAGTAAAGATTTAAATATGATTAGTCATATCGACAAGCTAATTCAAAGCAAAATAGCTAGTTTAAAAATAGAAGGGCGAATGAAATCCGCTTACTATGTTGGTACGGTAGTCAACGCATATAGACGAGCCATAGACAATTACTACGCAAACCACTTTGAAGTAGACAAGCGTCTTTGTCAAGACTTAGATAAAGCAAGCCACCGAGAATATACTACGGGCTTTTATTTTGAACAATCTAATAGCCAAAATTACGCAAGTAGCCGAGCGATAGGCGAAAGTCAATTTGTCGCAGTGGTTAAAGATTACTCAAATGGCAAAGTTAAAGTTGAGATGCGTAACAAGTTTGTCAAGGGCGAACGGCTTGAAATTTTGTCAAATAACGATAGTTTTAACCAAAGTTTTGTGGTCGATAATATAATCGATAGCTCGGGAACAACGGTTGAAGAAGCAAAAATTGTTCAAGCAATCTATACTTTCGATTGCCCATATCCTTTAAGTCAATACGATATATTGAGAAAAACACAATAA